The DNA window GCCTTCAAAACCTTTTTCTATTCCCCTATCAAAATATAGTTCCGAACAGGGGCCGCAGGCACCGGTTTCTCCTGCAGGTCCCCAGAAGTTATCCGCTTTTCCCAGACGAACAATTCGCTCCCTGGGAATTCCTGCTTTAACCCAGAGTTCAATCGCCTCATCATCATCTTCATAAACCGATATCCAAATTTTATCTACCGGAAAACCAAGATGATTTACAGAGAAATCCAGAGCATATTCTATAGCTTCTTTTTTGAAATAATCTCCAAAGCTAAAATTACCGAGCATTTCAAAAAAAGTACAGTGCCTTTCTGTTTTTCCTACCCGTTCAAGATCCGTGGTTCTCAGGCACTTCTGAGAAGAGGTTGCACGGGTATAAGGAAGTTCAACTGCTCCGGTAAAAAGAGGCTTGAATTGAACCATGCCTGCTGTAGTAAAAAGAAGGCTGGGATCTCCCGCCGGAATAAGGCTTGAGGAAGAAACGTGAACGTGATTCTTGGACTTAAAATAACTTAGATACGCATTACGAATTTCAGCGACAGTTTTTGGGTACATAATTTTACTCGGCTTCTAAAGAAGAATGTAGATTTTTAAGACAGTTTTTAATTTCGGTATCAAGATAACCATAAGAACGAAGTTGTCTGTGCAATTTCGGTAAAGCTTCCTTACTCAAAGGAAATTTTACTTTCTTTTGGATTAGTTTATTACAATTTGAAAGCCAGGCTTCTTTTGTAATTTTAGATAATTCGGATTTTATAATTTCTTTATGAATTCCAAAAATTAGCAGTTCACTTGTGATTCGATTGATACCCCAGAGCTTATGTGTCATTCGGAAATAAATACGATTGGAAGCAAAACGCCCATCATCCAACAATCTTTCATCCTGTAGCTTACGTATCACTTCCTGAATAAACTCAGGATCTGCACCTTTTTTGGTTAAGAATTCTTTGATTTCTTGAGAAGAGCGGTCTCTTGTGCTGATGAAACGAAGCACAAGAGAATAATAACCGCTTTTTGAATTGAGGTCTTTTTTCAATTAAGCTATCCCTAAAGGAATAGAGGAAATTAACGTTTGGAGAACTGGGTACCTCTTCTCGCTTTGTGTAAACCGTATTTCTTTCTTTCCACCATCCGGGAATCCCTGGTAAGAAAGCCTTCGACTTTTAAATCTTTGCGAGTATCCGGTTGAGCTTTGATAAGAGCCCTGGCGATAGCATGCTTGATAGCTCCAATCTGACCATTGATCCCACCACCTTTTACATTGAGAATCAGGTCGTATTTTTCTTTGGCATTTATTTTTAAAAGAGGTCTAATAGCTTCGTCAACACGGCTACTTCCACCCTGAATGTATTCATTTACATCTTTATTATTAATGGTAATTTTACCTTTTCCCTCGGTCAACTTTACCCTGGCTATAGATGTTTTTCTCCTTCCTACAGCCCAGATTCCTTTTTTATCTGACATGATTACTCCTTAAAAGTCCAATTCTACAGGTTTCTGAGCCTGCATGTTATGATTTGAGCCGGAAAAAATTCGAATATTAGTCATCATTTGACTTCCAAGTCTATTCTTAGGAAGCATACCCTTTACTCCGATTTCAATAATCTTTCTGGGATC is part of the Leptospiraceae bacterium genome and encodes:
- a CDS encoding regulatory protein RecX, with protein sequence MKKDLNSKSGYYSLVLRFISTRDRSSQEIKEFLTKKGADPEFIQEVIRKLQDERLLDDGRFASNRIYFRMTHKLWGINRITSELLIFGIHKEIIKSELSKITKEAWLSNCNKLIQKKVKFPLSKEALPKLHRQLRSYGYLDTEIKNCLKNLHSSLEAE
- the rpsI gene encoding 30S ribosomal protein S9, with the protein product MSDKKGIWAVGRRKTSIARVKLTEGKGKITINNKDVNEYIQGGSSRVDEAIRPLLKINAKEKYDLILNVKGGGINGQIGAIKHAIARALIKAQPDTRKDLKVEGFLTRDSRMVERKKYGLHKARRGTQFSKR